In Methanothrix sp., a genomic segment contains:
- the mc1c gene encoding chromosomal protein MC1c, whose translation MAEKRNFALRDKEGNEIGVFSGKQPRQAALKAANRGFTDIRLRERGTKKVHIFEGERIQVPKPSNAPDWMPASIWKPNVRKLGVEKLEDI comes from the coding sequence ATGGCAGAGAAAAGGAATTTCGCATTGAGGGATAAAGAGGGCAATGAGATAGGCGTCTTCTCAGGCAAACAGCCAAGGCAAGCAGCTTTAAAGGCGGCCAACCGGGGATTCACCGATATTCGCCTCCGGGAGAGGGGGACGAAGAAGGTTCACATATTCGAAGGGGAGAGGATTCAGGTGCCCAAACCATCCAACGCCCCTGACTGGATGCCTGCCAGCATATGGAAGCCGAATGTGAGGAAGCTGGGAGTAGAAAAGCTGGAGGATATTTAA
- a CDS encoding adenylyl-sulfate kinase: MAWVMWFTGLPGSGKTTIAMEVKERLQERGIKVKILQLDEIRRVITPVPKYTEEERDIVYASLAYMGKILAEEGINTIIDATANRRRYRDLARRLIPNFAEVFIRAPLEVCMDREEKRDAVFSPKGIYRRAGRGDTTIPGVDVPYEEPISPEIWVDAARSSPLESSNHIADRIIELYGAV; this comes from the coding sequence ATGGCATGGGTAATGTGGTTCACCGGCCTTCCCGGCAGCGGGAAGACCACCATTGCGATGGAAGTGAAAGAGAGGCTGCAGGAGAGAGGGATAAAGGTCAAGATCCTCCAACTGGATGAGATCCGCAGAGTCATCACCCCAGTGCCGAAGTATACTGAGGAGGAAAGGGATATCGTCTACGCCAGCCTGGCCTACATGGGAAAGATCCTGGCAGAGGAGGGGATAAACACCATCATAGATGCTACTGCCAACAGGCGTCGCTATAGGGATCTGGCCAGGAGGCTGATCCCCAACTTCGCTGAGGTCTTCATCCGCGCTCCATTGGAGGTATGCATGGATAGAGAGGAGAAGAGGGATGCAGTCTTCTCCCCCAAAGGGATCTACAGGAGGGCAGGGAGAGGAGATACCACCATCCCCGGGGTTGATGTACCCTATGAGGAGCCGATATCACCTGAAATTTGGGTCGATGCTGCCAGATCCAGCCCTCTGGAGAGCTCAAACCACATCGCCGATCGAATTATTGAGCTTTATGGAGCAGTCTGA
- a CDS encoding 50S ribosomal protein L10, with translation MAGQVRHTAHIPEWKIREVEELVDKISKSRVVGVVGLREIPADSLQKMRGDLRESVEIKVVRNTIARRALDASPAEIRPLADFIEDQTALIFSDLNPFKLSTILEKGKQPMPIKAGTLAPKDIVIEAGETSFSPGPMVGKLQAAGIPAAIKGGKVVINQKITLAKEGEVVPARIAEILKSMEIFPRNVGLELRGAYEGGLIFRSSDLAIDVEGQVAKMSEASARAFSFAVEIGYPAPATIGPILQKAQAKSRALVLNTGIIVPSMMEFILARAAADARAIASLASGEKAPVAPQATAAPAVEEKEEEEKKDEEGDTAAGFGALFG, from the coding sequence ATGGCAGGACAGGTTCGTCACACTGCCCACATCCCTGAGTGGAAGATAAGAGAGGTCGAGGAGCTCGTCGATAAGATCAGCAAGAGCAGAGTGGTCGGTGTGGTGGGTCTTCGCGAGATCCCTGCTGACAGCCTGCAGAAGATGAGAGGGGATCTGAGGGAGAGCGTGGAGATAAAGGTGGTGAGAAACACCATCGCTCGCCGTGCCCTGGATGCTTCCCCGGCTGAGATAAGACCACTGGCCGATTTCATTGAGGATCAGACAGCACTGATCTTCAGCGATCTGAATCCCTTCAAGCTCAGCACCATATTGGAGAAGGGCAAGCAGCCCATGCCCATCAAGGCCGGCACCCTTGCCCCCAAGGATATTGTGATTGAGGCTGGTGAGACCTCCTTCTCTCCTGGGCCCATGGTCGGCAAGCTGCAGGCCGCAGGCATACCGGCGGCTATCAAAGGCGGAAAGGTGGTCATAAATCAGAAGATCACTCTGGCCAAGGAGGGAGAGGTTGTTCCTGCCAGGATAGCAGAGATCCTGAAGAGCATGGAGATCTTCCCCAGGAATGTGGGCCTGGAGCTGAGGGGGGCCTATGAGGGTGGATTGATATTCAGGTCCAGTGATCTAGCCATAGATGTGGAGGGCCAGGTCGCCAAGATGAGCGAGGCTTCGGCCAGAGCATTCAGCTTTGCAGTGGAGATTGGATATCCCGCGCCGGCTACAATTGGACCCATTCTGCAGAAGGCCCAGGCCAAGTCCAGGGCTCTGGTGCTGAATACAGGAATTATCGTTCCCAGCATGATGGAGTTCATTCTGGCCAGGGCGGCAGCAGATGCCAGAGCCATTGCCAGCCTTGCCAGCGGAGAGAAGGCTCCAGTGGCGCCCCAGGCCACAGCAGCGCCCGCTGTCGAGGAAAAAGAAGAGGAAGAAAAGAAGGATGAGGAAGGAGACACCGCCGCAGGATTTGGTGCTCTATTTGGTTAA
- the rpl12p gene encoding 50S ribosomal protein P1 yields the protein MEYVYAALLLHSAGKDVTEEGIRNIVTASGVAADDVRIKALVAALEGVDITAVLSQAAAVPVAAAAAPVAAATATAAAAPAAEEEEESKEAAEESGVEGLGALFG from the coding sequence ATGGAATATGTATATGCCGCATTGCTGCTTCATAGTGCAGGTAAGGATGTCACTGAAGAAGGAATCAGGAATATAGTCACAGCCTCTGGTGTGGCTGCTGATGATGTCAGGATCAAGGCCCTGGTGGCCGCTTTGGAAGGGGTAGATATAACTGCAGTCCTCTCCCAGGCTGCTGCTGTTCCAGTGGCCGCAGCCGCTGCCCCCGTCGCTGCTGCAACTGCCACTGCTGCCGCCGCTCCCGCCGCCGAGGAGGAGGAGGAGAGCAAAGAGGCTGCAGAGGAGAGCGGCGTGGAGGGGCTGGGCGCCCTTTTCGGCTGA
- a CDS encoding 50S ribosomal protein L1: protein MNIEEAVKQAITEAPARKFAESVDLAINLHNIDLSLPGNRVDAEVILPHGIGKPIKIAVFAAGETALRAKSAGADRVISGEEIQDFADDKKAARKLADEYRFFIAETQFMPVIGKSLGSILGKRGKMPTPLPPTQDVAPQVQRLKNMTRIRSRDKPTFHLSIGNRDMNTKELAENIEAVVVKLEQTLKDGRHNLKSVYVKTTMGPSIRVI, encoded by the coding sequence ATGAATATCGAAGAAGCTGTAAAGCAGGCTATCACTGAGGCCCCTGCCAGGAAGTTCGCTGAGAGCGTGGATCTGGCGATAAACCTTCACAACATCGATCTATCCCTGCCCGGGAACAGGGTCGATGCCGAGGTCATCCTTCCCCACGGCATTGGCAAGCCCATCAAAATCGCTGTGTTCGCTGCCGGGGAGACTGCCCTGCGTGCCAAGAGCGCTGGAGCTGATCGGGTGATCTCCGGGGAGGAGATCCAGGACTTTGCCGACGACAAGAAGGCGGCACGAAAACTGGCCGATGAGTATAGATTCTTCATTGCAGAGACTCAGTTCATGCCTGTTATAGGTAAGAGCCTGGGCTCAATCCTGGGCAAGAGGGGCAAGATGCCCACCCCCCTGCCACCAACACAGGATGTAGCCCCACAGGTGCAAAGGCTGAAGAACATGACCCGGATAAGGTCCAGGGATAAGCCGACCTTTCACCTGTCTATTGGGAACAGAGATATGAATACCAAAGAGCTGGCTGAGAATATTGAGGCGGTTGTGGTCAAGCTGGAGCAGACCTTGAAGGATGGTCGGCATAACCTGAAGTCGGTTTACGTCAAGACCACCATGGGTCCTTCCATAAGGGTGATCTGA
- a CDS encoding 50S ribosomal protein L11 has product MANVVEALVPGGKASAGPPLGPALGPLGVNVAQVVAKINEETSDLNGMQVPVKVIVKSRTEFEIEVGTPPTSALIIKEVGEEKGTGDRTPIGDLNMEQVLKIANIKRKGLLSKSLKNAAREVIGTAGSVGVTVDGMSSKDAQQAVASGKYDEILEAKA; this is encoded by the coding sequence TTGGCTAATGTTGTAGAGGCATTGGTCCCTGGCGGAAAGGCCAGCGCGGGACCTCCATTGGGACCGGCCCTTGGACCTTTGGGTGTAAACGTTGCCCAGGTGGTTGCCAAGATCAATGAAGAGACAAGTGATCTCAATGGGATGCAGGTCCCAGTGAAGGTCATTGTGAAGTCCAGAACGGAGTTCGAGATCGAGGTCGGCACGCCGCCCACATCGGCCCTGATAATAAAGGAGGTCGGTGAAGAAAAGGGCACAGGCGACAGGACGCCAATCGGAGACCTGAATATGGAGCAGGTCCTGAAGATCGCGAACATCAAGAGAAAGGGCCTTCTATCCAAATCGCTCAAAAATGCCGCTCGCGAGGTAATAGGCACTGCGGGATCGGTTGGGGTGACTGTGGATGGCATGTCCAGCAAAGATGCCCAGCAGGCAGTGGCCAGCGGCAAATACGATGAGATATTGGAAGCGAAGGCTTAA